The following coding sequences are from one Hippopotamus amphibius kiboko isolate mHipAmp2 chromosome 9, mHipAmp2.hap2, whole genome shotgun sequence window:
- the LOC130860639 gene encoding serum amyloid A protein-like: MKLSTGIIFCFLILGVSSQGWGTFLREAGQGAKDMWRAYSDMREANYKNSDKYFHARGNYDAARRGPGGAWAAKVISDARENVQRVTDLFKPGSSGHGREDSRADQAANEWGRSGKDPNHFRPAGLPSKY; the protein is encoded by the exons ATGAAGCTTTCTACAGGCATCATTTTCTGCTTCCTGATCCTGGGCGTCAGCAGCCAGGGATGGGGAACATTCCTCAGGGAAGCTGGTCAAG GGGCTAAAGACATGTGGAGAGCCTACTCTGACATGAGAGAAGCCAACTACAAAAATTCAGACAAGTATTTCCATGCCCGGGGCAACTATGACGCTGCCCGAAGGGGCCCTGGGGGCGCCTGGGCTGCTAAAGTGATCAG CGATGCCAGAGAGAATGTTCAGAGAGTCACAGACTTGTTCAAGCCTGGAAGCAGTGGCCACGGACGGGAGGACTCGAGGGCCGACCAGGCTGCCAATGAATGGGGCCGGAGCGGCAAGGACCCCAATCACTTCAGACCCGCCGGCCTGCCCAGCAAGTACTGA